In Podospora pseudopauciseta strain CBS 411.78 chromosome 2 map unlocalized CBS411.78m_2, whole genome shotgun sequence, the genomic stretch CCTTATGGATCATGGCCAGAATGACCCGGACTTTGAAGACCTGATTCAGCAACTAGGAAACGCACTCCAGGAAATGTTTACAGACGCAGCCTTCTTCGAGCACGCCGAGGAGAGGTTCCAGGCATTACGGGTCAGGTCGAGACAACTTGTCTCGGGGTCATCTTTACGGGACGACATTGACGGACTTCTTGCTCAGGTGCAGTCAACCTTTCAGTTGGTCATCAGAGACAAGGATGTTGCCAATCTCATCAAAACCGCAACCACCATCGGCAAGATTCTTTCCCCCAGGCACCAATATGCCAATACAGATTTGCTGACGGATTCGATCAATGTTTTTGTGCCACTGCTCATCCAGTCAATCAGTTACATCCCGATACCCAGGCTTGAAATCTCAACACCGCAGCTCGACTTGTTGCTTGAGAATCTCATCTTGGAACCCGGCGTCACGGTCAATCATTCTTCATTTTTCCCATATAAGCTCCGAGTTGAGACCTTCAATGACTTGGAGATCCGCAAGGCGCGCTTTCGGACAACTTCGGCGATAAAGAGCCTGATGCGCATCAGGATTGATGGATTGTCCATCAAGGCCGAAGAGGTAGGGTTCTGGCTCCGGGCGCACACAGGGCTCTTACGCCTGGTGGATGAGGGAATTGCTTCGTTTGAGCTTGACGAGCGAGGTCTGGATATCCAGCTCGACGTGGAGGTTGGGAGAGACAGACTTGAGAAGATACTCTCTCTAAGGGGGGTAAGGGTGCGCATCCACAAACTCAACTGGACCCTGCGGAGAAGTAGGTTCAGTTTTCTGGCATGGCTCATGAAGCCACTCCTCAAACCCCTTATTCGCAAAACCATCGAGATGCAGATCGCCTCGGCCATCAAGGATTCACTGCACTTTGCCAACCGGGAACTCTTGTTCGCACGGGAAAGACTCCGTGCGACACGTATAGCTGATCCTGATGACTTGCGGACTTTTTTCAAGGCTGTTTTGGCAAGACTTACACCCCCTGACGACCCAGATCTCTACGCTCGTGTCGGTGTCGGCGAGCCAGGCCAAGGTGTTTTCGAAGGAGTTTACGCGCCTGGTAGCATCGTCAAATTGTGGAAGGAAGAGGCACAACAGGCACCACAAAGGATCCGAGAAAATGAGAGAGACGGGTGGCGCAATGATGTTTTCGATGTCCACGCCAGACTTTTGGGGTGAAGGGGTGTATTACTCATGGTCTGCTTGTGTCTTGGATCCTCTTCACTTGTGTCACGATAAGGGTTGATGACACACCTTCAGTAAGTAGTCAACGTGATGCAAAATATCATAACACTCTCAGCAAAATGCGCTTGATGTTCTTGCACGTGCGTTTTACTCGACATCTGATCCGGGATGTAAAGCATGTCTTGGGCTATGACATCATAACTGGGGGTTCACTGGGCGCATATGGCTGGACGCCATTCGTGGTTCTTGGCAGCAGTCAGCTGAAGCCGAGTGGCTCAATCAAGAAACCAATATCGAACAGGCCTGTTCTCAGTGGCTGGACTGACCAAGCTGCACGCTTTGAAGTGAAAACAGGGTCCTGTTCGTTtcaacggtggtggtggtccggCCTACCCAAACAAGTGACGTGGTTCAAGGGAGCTGGGCGCTTCTGGTTTGAAGTCATCGTCAACAGCTAGGTCTTAATCGCGTCAAAAAAACATGGTCAGAAGGGGGGGCGGGAATGAcgaagaacaaaaagactACCAAAAGAGCCAAGTGCTGTCCGGTGCCACGACATAACGTGTAGCAGTATATAGCCCAACGGTGAGCCGTAGGTTCCTCATCGATCTGCCTCCATTCTCTAGTCCTGTAATATTCAACAGCAACGACGGCTTACCCTGCCCATCCGCTGATAGAtatccccagcagcaaccgtTACGCCCACTCGCGCTACTAGCCTAGCCCAACTCAACATGGCGCTACCCGAGATCGCCTCCATCATTCTGCGGCTGGCAGAGCTGGCGTTTGCGGCCGTTGTCGCAGGCTTGAACGGCGACTATCTACACTCAGTTCGCGGCGCTTCCTCGTGGGATTTGGGACGACACATCTACACTGAAGTTGTTGCGGGATTGTCCATTTTGTTTGCCATTATTTGGCTGTTTCCCTTCAGCTCCTCGTTTATCCATTGGCCGGCCGATCTGTTCTTCAGCATCCTGTGGTTTGTGGCCTTTGGTCTATTGGTGGATTGGCTGGATGGTTCTTGCGGGTATGTATCATTGCTTAGACTTGTTTCGACCTCTCCGGGGCCAAAATGGATTAAAGCTAACTCTTCCTCAGACGGGTTTTCGACTGGACCAACCTCTCATTCCGGGACACTGCATCCTGTGCCCAGTTCAAGGCCGTAGtcgccttttccttcttgagTGCCATCTGCTGGCTAGCCAGTGCCATCGTCGGGTACGTTTACCACTCATTGTTTCCCATACATTTTGTTAAAGGCAATCGACTAACACGAGGGGTCGTAGTTTCTGGTGGGTTCGCCGCAACACTCGTGTTCGTCACACCACCACTGCACCCACCTACCGTCGTCGCCGTTGGTATCGCTCTCGCGTTTAAGCCTACCATTACCGGTACCCCAGATGACCATGACAAATCACGATATTCCATTCAGAGCAGCAATTTTCTCCTAATCCAAGTACCCTATTCATTTTCCTTTATCTTGTGGTACCAAACGATAAACTTTCCCTACAATGTCGTGTAACGACATGACGGTATGAAGAACGATGGGGCAGCGAGGCGAAGGACAAATCGGAACTTCTTGATATACTCCATATTATTCTCTTCTCATGTATTTAAACAGAAGCAAATTTTTGTGTGATCAGGAGTGATCTGTGCATACCAAGCTCATTAAAGTTGACTCTATCTGCTGTTCATTGAACATCTCAACAATGATCATCACAACACAGGCGCCCAGGATCAGCAGGGCATGAAGTGGCTGAGTGGGGGTGGGGTATCTGTCACAAACGGGATGACCCTTTCGGCATTTGGGTCAATCAAACAACATTATACAGCACGCGAGCACAGAGGGCTGTGGCTCGGTCAGCGTGGCTCCTTTACCTGGCAATCAATGACGTCGTTGCGTTATGCAGAGCGGCAAGCCCGGCACCAGACGGTGTAAGTGGATGTCCACCTGCTAAAAAGAGAACAATGGGGGGAAGCTTGAATTGACGGGGCTTTGCGCCACACCTGGAACCGTGACGCCTCCTCGTGCCCCTTACATGACGTGGATCCTGCTTTAATGGCAGTGATGCCAAGATTAAAGCAAGAATACTGCAGTGGTACCGCGAAGAAGCAGCGGCTGCGCGTTGTAGAAGAATGTACCTTCAAAAGCTGTTTGCTCACAAGATCGAAATGTGGCGTGGATCCACAGAGAATCAATGGGTCCAGGCCAAGCAATGGGGAAATGCTCGGCAGCTCCAAcgtcaccagccacacaactTCAACCACCAACGACGTCACAGCATCCCAGGCGAATTGCATCTCCTTTGCCCATGTGGCCCGAATTCCccatcttggtgatgggctTGTCGTGTTGTATGTAGAGCCCTGGAAAGCGGAGCTTCATTGTTTGATCGCATCTGGGTATGCAACTATGACGTATATGAGGTAATGCCCATTTGCTGGGTCGCCATCTCTGACGTTCTATTGGACTCGGCGGGCTCTGACAGCTTATTCCAGCTTGAGACGAACAAGGTACGCGTCTCAGGACATGCAACCGGCCGAGAATGATGCCATTTGACCAACTTCGCTTCGGCTTCTTTCCATCCCTTTTCGAGAAGCCTTGATGGAATGGGCTAACATCTGGCCCAGGCGAATGGCCATGCTTGCTATGACACAACCAGAGCGAATCTTGGTTCTGGGTGATCCACATCTCGATGATGTTTCCCATGTGCCCATTGACGCCTTTCTTGTTCCGTATCTGGTGTCAAAGGGATATAAGGACTGTTCCCCTTCCTGTTGAACTAGAATTTTCTTTCCTCATCAACACACAAAGCATTATCACAAAGCAATCACAACTCAAACAAAGCTTCACCACTCACCTCACTATATCAACACACAACTACACTTGAACTCAACACTCGAATACAGCACCCAACATGTCTTCCATCGtcaacaagatcaaggaggctGTCCACTCCGACAAGTCCCACCATGGCGCTCCTGAAGGCACCAGCGGACCCCACAACTCTCGTGTCGCCAACGCTGCCGACCCCCGCGTCGACTCTGATCGTGACGGCTCCCACACTGCTGGCCgcaccaccggcaccaccggcaccaccggTACCAACGAAGGTCTCCACGGCCCCCACAACTCCCGCGTTGCCAACACTCTCGACCCCCGTGTAGACTCGGACCGTGATGGCTCTCGCACTGCTGGCAACACTGGTACTGGCTTCGGCAACACTGGTACTGGCTTCGGCAACACTGGTACTGGCTTCGGCAACTCTGGCCGCACCGCTGGCACCAACGAGGGCCTCCATGGTCCCCACAGCTCCCGCGTTGCCAACACTCTCGATCCCCGCGTCGATTCTGACCGTGACGGTTCCAACACTGTTGGCTCTTCTGGCACGggcacccacaccaccgctGGCTTCGGCGGCAACACTGGCATCGGCTCTGGCAACACTCACCGCGCCACCGCCGGCACCGGCACGACTGGCATGACCGGCACCCATGGTGCCCCCGCCGGCACTCACGGCCCTCACAACTCTCGCATTGCCAATGCTGCTGATCCCAGAGTTGACTCTGACCGTGATGGCCGTGGTGCCATCCACAGCGGACCTGGCCCTGCCAGCAACACTGCCGGCCCTCACTCCAGCGATATGGCGAACAAGCTCGACCCCCGTGTCGACTCGGATCTTGACGGTTCCAAGACCATTGGTCAAAACAGGACTTACCAGtaagtaagtaaaatatGAGACAGCAACAACTTGCAGACAGTGGTACTAACATCGTCTTCTCTCAGATCTGGGACAGCCACTTCCATCGCAAGAGACCCTACGGACGCTTCTCAGGTCCCTCCCTCCGTCCTTCGCAAGCATCTGGGTGACCCGGTGGTTGAGCAtgatgaccaccaccatcaccgcgaGAGGCGAAATAGCGTGAAGTCCCACCAGGAGGCCTTTAGCGGAGTCTAAATAGGGGGTTGCTTTTCGACCAAGATGGAACATGCATTATGAGTTATGACGGATGGTTTTgagcctttttttttgtaaTAATACCAAGTTTGCTCTTGTTCTTTCATTACTGCCATCACTCGCTTGCGCTGGTTGGAAAGTGGATGATGTGGTATGCAATATCAGGTAGCTAGATACCCCTTTGGTGTAGGATCAATGCAAACAAAGTCGCTGCAAATGATCAAAACTGCCTACATAGAAGTGAACATGATATGGTCAGCTCAATGGACAAGTCTTCAACTTCCTCGACTCTCCCTCCCGAGCTACATATCCGACCAACAGAAATCTAGCGACAAGTCTCTGAAGAACCTGGACTGTTGCAAAGATCAAGCTACCATCCCCCGTTTTCGGTTTTCTAAGTGAAGCTCTGGTCGTCTTTGAGCCCAAAAAAATAGGTCTCTTGGAATGATGTGTGAAGTCAGGAAAAGTGGGGCAGGTTGCTCAACCATGGATTTGGAAACTTTGACAACACTCAATTATCGTTCAAGCCGACAACAATCCAAGATTTTCACCTTCATCGACACACTAATTCCACCGCCAGCTGCAAAGAGGATAGCGCCATATTGGCTAATTGAAAATGTCGAGTCAGATCGACTCATCAGATGAACAATTTTCCGCCTCTGAGCAGGCACATTCGAGCTCACCATCTCCTTTGCAATTTTCCCGAGCGTCGTCCTATCGAGGCCGCGAGTATACCCTTTATGACGCGGTCGCCGGTATCTAAACTCTACTCCTCGTTTCGTACTCGCTCAAGCATCCTAACTCGGCTACTAGGTCAGGTATCTCTAAATGAACGCGTCCAGCCACATGGCGGCAGCAGCCGTCGCAGCAATCGACCTGGCTCAGGAAACCTCACCTCCCGCACCTACAGGCTTGCCCCAGAAGAGGTTCTATTTCGGCGGCACAACGCCCCGACTCGATATGCCGAGCATGATATCTACTGGGCCCATGAGGATTTGCTGCCGTCACAGCAACTACCCGACAGTGCCCTGCTGAGATCTGTTCACTGTTACGCAAGTAAATTCTACGACTACACTGCCTTGGATTCTTCCCACCTCC encodes the following:
- a CDS encoding uncharacterized protein (EggNog:ENOG503P53N); protein product: MSSQIDSSDEQFSASEQAHSSSPSPLQFSRASSYRGREYTLYDAVAGQVSLNERVQPHGGSSRRSNRPGSGNLTSRTYRLAPEEVLFRRHNAPTRYAEHDIYWAHEDLLPSQQLPDSALLRSVHCYASKFYDYTALDSSHLHSKLPKDGSPSLPSQTQPHSEFFQKKANTDLRSLDETAILAFGVLLEEASREVLGKRGDLVFTEAEGYQPPQAPSQAAGATPATTAATLVPSSTGGTEEGKANGGGALDTDVSHGEGGPKKRRKVASRRKKRPDDGPDRLD
- a CDS encoding uncharacterized protein (COG:S; EggNog:ENOG503P5FK); amino-acid sequence: MALPEIASIILRLAELAFAAVVAGLNGDYLHSVRGASSWDLGRHIYTEVVAGLSILFAIIWLFPFSSSFIHWPADLFFSILWFVAFGLLVDWLDGSCGRVFDWTNLSFRDTASCAQFKAVVAFSFLSAICWLASAIVGFWWVRRNTRVRHTTTAPTYRRRRWYRSRV
- a CDS encoding uncharacterized protein (EggNog:ENOG503P4B6), which codes for MSSIVNKIKEAVHSDKSHHGAPEGTSGPHNSRVANAADPRVDSDRDGSHTAGRTTGTTGTTGTNEGLHGPHNSRVANTLDPRVDSDRDGSRTAGNTGTGFGNTGTGFGNTGTGFGNSGRTAGTNEGLHGPHSSRVANTLDPRVDSDRDGSNTVGSSGTGTHTTAGFGGNTGIGSGNTHRATAGTGTTGMTGTHGAPAGTHGPHNSRIANAADPRVDSDRDGRGAIHSGPGPASNTAGPHSSDMANKLDPRVDSDLDGSKTIGQNRTYQSGTATSIARDPTDASQVPPSVLRKHLGDPVVEHDDHHHHRERRNSVKSHQEAFSGV
- a CDS encoding uncharacterized protein (EggNog:ENOG503NYCH) — translated: MLSSCFGSGRRLSDEHEPLLPQYDDTTSLQRQLHQKLHTYQMLRALSKGFMPSNEQTIVKLRTLLAADILNPDLDTTELSDSGQALVHYSKQFVHQLIEFLQHKNSNDQIQDFIWYLTRARVSVDMEHIAEQAAKAKAKADTAAAYKSLQTVGSLLLTNSDFRLFLTDLNLVAREVFKDTAFALSEASKEAGKSLEPSSQEQESLKAPGKDAQTPPSKEDLLNQASEITQVLTGTTSTVVEGAENSIISKLQGDEKDTMLFRLKQAVLKLRKRRDYSDSVSTLSLLLKRYAMVYSRIARDTLEAADQDVDRNPETDRALKNFWLFIRSFGDAEEWEELERRFRDLMDHGQNDPDFEDLIQQLGNALQEMFTDAAFFEHAEERFQALRVRSRQLVSGSSLRDDIDGLLAQVQSTFQLVIRDKDVANLIKTATTIGKILSPRHQYANTDLLTDSINVFVPLLIQSISYIPIPRLEISTPQLDLLLENLILEPGVTVNHSSFFPYKLRVETFNDLEIRKARFRTTSAIKSLMRIRIDGLSIKAEEVGFWLRAHTGLLRLVDEGIASFELDERGLDIQLDVEVGRDRLEKILSLRGVRVRIHKLNWTLRRSRFSFLAWLMKPLLKPLIRKTIEMQIASAIKDSLHFANRELLFARERLRATRIADPDDLRTFFKAVLARLTPPDDPDLYARVGVGEPGQGVFEGVYAPGSIVKLWKEEAQQAPQRIRENERDGWRNDVFDVHARLLG